The following proteins are co-located in the Ancylothrix sp. D3o genome:
- the eno gene encoding phosphopyruvate hydratase: MNDTSIFSIKAREILDSRGRPTVEAEVYLEGGAMGLAQVPSGASTGTFEAHELRDGDKSRYGGKGVMRAVENIENKIAPTLIEKDALDQASIDGAMIHLDGSANKSNLGANAILAVSLATAKAAADALGIPLYRYLGGPLSNVLPVPLMNVINGGAHASNNVDFQEFMIVPVGATSFKEALRWGAEVFACLSKVLDDKGLLTGVGDEGGFAPNLGSNQEALELLVAAIEKAGYKPGSEVALALDVAASEFYKDGKYVYDGTAKEPAEFIDYMARLVSEYPIVSIEDGLHEEDWQNWQLLTQKIGDRVQLVGDDLFVTNITRLQKGIDLKAANSILIKLNQIGSLTETLQAIDLGGRNGFRSIISHRSGETEDTTIADLAVATRAGQIKTGSLCRSERVAKYNRLLRIEDELGAQAVYAAAAGMGPKISK; this comes from the coding sequence ATGAACGATACTTCAATTTTTTCTATTAAAGCCCGTGAAATTTTAGATTCTCGCGGACGTCCGACTGTTGAAGCGGAAGTTTATCTCGAAGGTGGTGCGATGGGGTTGGCGCAAGTCCCCAGTGGTGCGTCTACCGGCACGTTTGAGGCACACGAACTCCGCGATGGCGATAAAAGCCGGTATGGCGGAAAGGGTGTGATGAGGGCGGTTGAAAATATCGAAAATAAAATTGCTCCTACCCTAATAGAAAAAGATGCTTTGGATCAAGCCAGCATTGATGGGGCGATGATTCATTTAGATGGTTCTGCGAATAAGTCTAATTTAGGGGCAAATGCGATTTTAGCGGTGTCTTTGGCTACGGCAAAGGCGGCTGCGGATGCGTTAGGAATTCCGCTTTATCGTTATTTGGGTGGGCCGCTTTCTAATGTGTTGCCGGTGCCTTTGATGAATGTGATCAATGGTGGGGCCCATGCTTCAAATAATGTGGATTTTCAGGAGTTTATGATTGTGCCGGTGGGCGCGACTTCTTTTAAGGAGGCTTTGCGCTGGGGTGCTGAGGTTTTTGCGTGTCTGAGCAAGGTTTTGGATGATAAGGGGTTGCTGACTGGTGTGGGTGATGAAGGCGGTTTTGCGCCGAATTTAGGCTCAAATCAGGAAGCTTTGGAGTTGCTGGTGGCTGCTATTGAAAAGGCCGGTTATAAGCCTGGTTCTGAGGTGGCTTTGGCGTTGGATGTGGCGGCGAGTGAGTTTTATAAGGATGGCAAGTATGTCTATGATGGTACTGCCAAGGAGCCGGCGGAATTTATCGATTATATGGCGAGGTTGGTGAGCGAATATCCGATTGTTTCGATTGAGGATGGTTTGCATGAGGAAGATTGGCAGAACTGGCAACTTTTGACGCAAAAAATCGGTGATCGGGTGCAATTGGTGGGTGATGATTTGTTTGTTACAAATATTACTCGTTTGCAGAAAGGTATTGATTTGAAGGCTGCAAATTCGATTTTGATTAAGTTAAATCAAATCGGTTCTTTGACGGAAACTTTGCAGGCGATTGATTTGGGTGGTCGTAATGGTTTCCGTTCGATTATTAGTCACCGTTCTGGTGAAACTGAGGATACTACGATTGCTGATTTGGCGGTGGCTACTCGTGCCGGTCAAATTAAAACTGGTTCGCTTTGTCGTAGTGAACGAGTGGCAAAATATAACCGTTTGTTGCGGATTGAGGATGAGTTAGGCGCACAAGCTGTTTATGCTGCGGCTGCCGGTATGGGGCCCAAGATTTCTAAGTAA
- the clpB gene encoding ATP-dependent chaperone ClpB, which yields MQPTDSTKFTDKAWDAIVKSQDVARRFANQNLEVEHLAMAALEQQDGLAGKILSKAGVVPDQLLQRLKTFTQSQAKQGKIDQLYLGRGLDLMLDKAEEFRQGFQDDFISIEHIVLALCEDERIGKRTFRILNCDRQALEIAIRALRGSAKVQDPNPENSYGALEKYGRDLTEQAKAGKLDPVIGRDDQIRRVIQVLSRRSKNNPVLIGEPGVGKTAIAEALAQRIVNGDVPESLKNRRLISLDMGSLIAGAKYRGEFEERLRAVLREVMGSDGQVVLFIDELHTVVGTGANSQGSMDAGNLLKPMLARGELRCIGATTLDEYRKFIEKDAALDRRFQQVFVDQPNVEDTISILRGLKERYEVHHGVKILDSALVAAAMLSERYIADRFLPDKAIDLVDEAAAKLKMEITSKPAELETADRRLMQLQMEKLSLEAEQNKAAAERLERIEKEMGDLKAKQQRLSAQWQGEKQLLEGINTLKEEENELRKKIDRAERNYDLNTAAQLKYGRLEKVQREREAKEAELLKLQSQGSTLLREQVTEGDIAEIVAKWTGIPVTRLMESERQKLLQLEAQLHQRVIGQDEAVSAVSQAIRRARAGMKDPGRPIGSFLFMGPTGVGKTELVRALAHCLFDTENALVRLDMSEYMEKHSVSRLVGAPPGYVGYEEGGQLSEAVRRHPYSVVLFDEVEKAHPDVFNILLQVLDEGRITDSQGRLVDFRNTVIVMTSNIGSDHILDVAGDDSKYEEMQKRVMHALRGHFRPEFLNRVDDIILFHALSRKELRQIVGVQLKRVERLLAEQKISLLMTPAAQDHLALAGFDPVYGARPLKRAIQREIENPIATKLLENSFVAGDTIVVDCVGDDLTFSCELPQVAEVEVSEEVPVS from the coding sequence ATGCAACCTACTGATTCAACTAAATTTACTGATAAAGCCTGGGATGCGATTGTTAAATCCCAAGATGTTGCTCGCCGGTTCGCTAATCAAAATCTTGAGGTGGAACATTTGGCAATGGCGGCGCTGGAACAACAAGATGGTCTGGCTGGTAAGATTTTATCTAAGGCTGGGGTTGTTCCTGATCAACTTTTGCAGCGGTTAAAGACTTTTACTCAAAGCCAGGCGAAACAAGGTAAGATTGACCAGCTTTATCTGGGGCGTGGTTTGGATTTGATGTTGGATAAGGCTGAGGAGTTTCGCCAAGGTTTTCAGGATGATTTTATTTCTATTGAGCATATTGTTTTGGCTTTGTGTGAAGATGAAAGAATTGGAAAACGGACTTTTCGGATTTTAAATTGTGACCGGCAAGCTTTGGAAATTGCTATTAGGGCTTTGCGTGGTTCTGCCAAAGTTCAAGATCCAAACCCGGAAAATAGTTATGGGGCTTTGGAAAAGTATGGACGGGATTTAACGGAACAAGCAAAGGCGGGTAAACTTGATCCGGTAATTGGTAGGGATGACCAAATCCGCAGGGTGATTCAAGTGCTTTCTCGCCGGTCAAAAAATAACCCGGTTTTGATTGGGGAACCGGGGGTTGGTAAGACGGCTATTGCTGAGGCTTTGGCTCAAAGAATTGTTAATGGTGATGTGCCGGAATCTTTGAAAAATCGCCGCTTAATTTCTCTGGATATGGGGAGTTTAATTGCGGGGGCAAAATATCGCGGTGAGTTTGAGGAACGCTTGCGGGCTGTGTTGCGCGAGGTGATGGGAAGTGATGGGCAAGTTGTGCTGTTTATTGATGAGTTGCATACTGTTGTTGGCACCGGCGCTAATTCTCAAGGTTCAATGGATGCTGGGAATTTGTTAAAGCCTATGTTGGCGCGGGGTGAGTTGCGTTGTATTGGCGCGACTACGCTGGATGAATATCGTAAGTTTATTGAAAAAGATGCGGCTTTGGATCGCCGGTTTCAACAGGTTTTTGTTGACCAGCCAAATGTGGAGGATACTATCTCAATTTTACGCGGTTTAAAGGAGCGTTATGAGGTGCATCATGGGGTGAAAATTTTGGATTCTGCTTTGGTGGCGGCGGCGATGTTGTCGGAACGTTATATTGCGGATCGATTTTTGCCAGATAAGGCGATTGATTTGGTGGATGAGGCGGCGGCGAAGTTGAAGATGGAAATTACTTCTAAGCCGGCAGAATTGGAAACGGCAGACCGGCGTTTGATGCAGTTACAAATGGAGAAGCTTTCTCTGGAAGCGGAACAAAATAAAGCGGCTGCGGAACGTCTCGAACGTATTGAGAAGGAAATGGGGGATCTTAAAGCGAAACAGCAGCGTCTCAGTGCTCAATGGCAAGGGGAAAAGCAGTTACTTGAGGGAATTAATACTCTTAAGGAAGAAGAAAACGAATTGCGGAAAAAAATTGACCGCGCTGAGCGAAATTATGATTTGAATACAGCGGCGCAGTTAAAGTATGGCCGGTTGGAAAAGGTACAGCGCGAACGGGAGGCAAAGGAGGCTGAGTTATTAAAGTTGCAATCGCAAGGATCGACGCTTTTACGAGAGCAAGTTACGGAGGGTGATATTGCGGAAATTGTGGCGAAATGGACTGGTATTCCTGTTACTCGGTTGATGGAATCTGAGCGGCAAAAGTTATTACAATTAGAGGCTCAATTACATCAGCGTGTTATCGGTCAAGATGAGGCTGTTTCTGCTGTTTCTCAGGCGATCCGACGGGCAAGGGCGGGGATGAAAGATCCTGGTCGTCCGATTGGTTCGTTTTTGTTTATGGGGCCGACTGGTGTTGGTAAAACTGAGTTGGTGCGAGCTTTGGCGCATTGTTTGTTTGATACGGAAAATGCGCTTGTCCGACTTGATATGTCGGAATATATGGAGAAACATTCGGTTTCTCGGTTGGTGGGGGCTCCTCCGGGTTATGTTGGCTATGAGGAGGGGGGTCAGCTTTCGGAGGCTGTCCGGCGACACCCTTATTCGGTTGTGCTTTTTGATGAGGTTGAAAAGGCTCACCCGGATGTTTTTAATATTTTGTTGCAGGTGTTAGATGAGGGGAGAATTACTGATTCGCAAGGCCGTTTGGTAGATTTCCGAAATACGGTTATTGTGATGACAAGTAATATTGGCAGTGATCATATTTTGGATGTGGCGGGGGATGATTCTAAGTATGAGGAAATGCAAAAGCGGGTGATGCACGCTTTGCGTGGTCATTTCCGCCCGGAGTTTCTTAATCGGGTGGATGATATTATTTTGTTTCATGCGCTTTCTCGGAAGGAGTTGCGGCAAATTGTTGGGGTGCAACTTAAGCGGGTTGAGCGTTTATTGGCGGAGCAAAAAATTAGTTTGCTGATGACGCCGGCGGCTCAGGATCATTTGGCGCTTGCGGGTTTTGATCCGGTTTATGGGGCACGTCCTCTTAAGCGAGCAATCCAGCGCGAGATTGAGAATCCGATTGCTACAAAGTTGTTGGAAAATTCTTTTGTAGCGGGGGATACGATTGTGGTGGATTGTGTAGGGGATGATTTGACGTTTAGCTGTGAGTTGCCGCAGGTGGCGGAGGTGGAGGTTTCCGAGGAGGTGCCGGTTTCTTAG
- the gloA gene encoding lactoylglutathione lyase, which yields MRLLHTMLRVGNLERSLDFYCNILGMKLLRQKDYPSGEFTLAFIGYGEESENTVLELTYNWGKDSYNLGDAYGHIAIGVDDIYGTCEEIRAKGGKVSREPGPMKHGSTVIAFVEDPDGYKVELIQLGTQGSAGEKQPSAAVGAK from the coding sequence ATGCGATTACTGCATACAATGCTCAGAGTCGGCAATTTAGAGAGATCCCTAGATTTCTACTGCAATATCTTGGGGATGAAGTTGCTGCGCCAAAAAGATTATCCCAGTGGTGAGTTTACTTTGGCTTTTATTGGTTATGGCGAGGAGTCGGAGAATACAGTCCTTGAATTGACCTACAACTGGGGCAAAGATAGTTATAACTTGGGCGATGCCTACGGTCATATCGCTATCGGGGTGGATGATATTTATGGCACTTGTGAAGAAATTCGCGCTAAGGGGGGGAAAGTCTCCCGCGAACCAGGGCCCATGAAACACGGTTCGACAGTGATTGCTTTTGTGGAAGACCCCGATGGGTATAAGGTTGAGTTGATTCAGCTTGGTACTCAGGGATCTGCCGGGGAAAAACAACCGAGTGCGGCTGTTGGTGCTAAGTAG
- a CDS encoding iron uptake porin: MKFFLWRGCGLGFLMFFGYGLPVAGVSQSPPVKTGVYTNKVPSGDWGTGQSEQPAPLKTGLYPNQISSGDWLTGQSEAMLDTPESEAMGQLTSVEQLSDVLPSDWAYQALKSLIERYGIRLGYPDRSFRGNQAMTRYEFAAALSEVLEKIQPLLGVDRESVEQDLATLQRLQREFAGALAQLRGRMDGLEDRTTDLENNRFSPTTKMTGQFIWTPTTGNQADFTFVSRLRLNLLTAWRPETGFLTTQLEMGNGGGDTVSALQNDDGVNLLGSTGLFAGAGGLDYVEVDPQVRLRKLYYTLPFLSSATLTIGAKMSPRYFIDRNRFANNEAVDFNSSFFVNNPLIVQNQIDREGGAGVALNWPIQGTPLTLNALYIAANAADPQRGGFFEDVNQGSVELQYAPNPDMAVRLQYTHARINQTDVKAFGINGEWAYSPRIGVFGRLGVGDYSGFNSVLGRELNASPWTWMLGVTFRNTPVPGTMAGIAIGQPFVTGEVGNATQTNFEAFYNVLISDNISVTPTFLLVNNADNDSENGTIWQLGLRTVFSF, translated from the coding sequence GTGAAGTTTTTTCTCTGGCGGGGATGTGGTTTGGGGTTTTTGATGTTTTTTGGTTATGGGTTGCCGGTGGCTGGGGTGTCGCAGTCGCCACCGGTTAAAACCGGCGTCTACACAAATAAAGTCCCCTCCGGCGACTGGGGAACCGGCCAAAGTGAACAACCTGCGCCGCTTAAAACCGGCCTCTACCCAAACCAAATTTCCTCCGGGGATTGGTTAACCGGCCAAAGTGAGGCAATGTTGGATACCCCGGAATCAGAAGCAATGGGCCAACTGACATCCGTTGAGCAGTTGTCGGATGTCTTGCCTAGTGATTGGGCTTATCAGGCTTTAAAATCGCTTATTGAGCGCTATGGGATTCGTTTGGGATATCCTGATCGGTCGTTTCGTGGCAATCAGGCGATGACGCGCTATGAGTTTGCGGCGGCGTTGTCGGAGGTTTTGGAGAAAATTCAGCCGTTGCTGGGTGTGGATCGTGAAAGTGTAGAGCAAGATTTGGCGACACTGCAACGTTTGCAACGCGAGTTTGCCGGTGCTTTGGCTCAATTGCGCGGCAGAATGGATGGTTTGGAGGATCGCACAACTGACTTAGAAAATAATCGTTTTTCTCCGACTACAAAAATGACCGGCCAGTTTATCTGGACTCCCACAACTGGCAATCAGGCTGACTTTACTTTTGTTTCTCGTCTGCGGCTGAATTTGCTTACTGCTTGGCGTCCAGAAACCGGTTTTCTAACGACTCAGTTGGAAATGGGTAATGGTGGCGGCGATACGGTGAGTGCTCTTCAAAATGATGATGGCGTGAATTTGCTGGGTAGCACCGGCCTGTTTGCTGGGGCCGGCGGTCTGGATTATGTTGAGGTTGACCCGCAAGTTCGTCTGCGGAAGCTATACTACACTTTACCTTTTTTGTCAAGTGCTACGCTAACAATTGGGGCAAAAATGTCACCGCGTTATTTTATTGACCGCAACCGGTTTGCCAATAATGAGGCGGTCGATTTTAATTCCAGTTTTTTTGTGAATAATCCGCTGATTGTCCAAAATCAAATTGACCGCGAGGGGGGGGCCGGTGTGGCGCTAAATTGGCCTATTCAAGGCACGCCCCTCACTCTGAATGCGCTTTATATTGCAGCAAATGCGGCAGATCCGCAAAGGGGTGGTTTTTTTGAAGACGTCAACCAGGGGAGTGTTGAATTACAGTATGCCCCAAACCCAGATATGGCTGTCCGTTTGCAATATACCCATGCGAGAATTAATCAAACGGATGTTAAGGCGTTTGGCATTAATGGGGAGTGGGCTTATAGTCCCCGGATAGGGGTGTTTGGGCGTTTGGGGGTTGGGGACTATAGCGGGTTTAATTCTGTGTTGGGCCGGGAGTTGAATGCTTCGCCTTGGACGTGGATGCTGGGGGTGACATTCCGCAATACGCCGGTGCCTGGTACGATGGCGGGGATTGCAATAGGTCAGCCGTTTGTTACGGGTGAGGTAGGGAATGCCACCCAAACGAATTTTGAGGCGTTTTACAATGTTCTGATCAGCGATAATATAAGTGTGACTCCGACGTTTTTGTTGGTGAATAATGCCGATAATGACAGTGAAAATGGTACCATTTGGCAGCTTGGTCTGCGGACGGTGTTTTCTTTTTAG
- a CDS encoding ureidoglycolate lyase: MNSPLSKQLKQLKASLITPENFKPYGQVIFASADGKAFDSEDAQLVLNRGIPRFYIIRLMNKGRKFGGITRHLQCTQCLGSLEGKEWFMGVAPPADFLCPKLEDIVVFKIPGNCFIKLEVGTWHAGPYFDADFVDFYNLELSDTNVSDHDTCSLVKTYGVEFEIADY; this comes from the coding sequence GTGAATAGTCCATTATCAAAACAGCTAAAGCAATTAAAAGCAAGTTTAATTACTCCTGAGAATTTTAAGCCTTACGGACAGGTAATTTTTGCGAGTGCGGATGGTAAGGCTTTTGATTCTGAGGATGCTCAGTTAGTTTTAAATCGGGGTATTCCGCGTTTTTATATTATCCGGTTGATGAATAAAGGACGCAAGTTTGGCGGGATTACTCGGCATTTGCAATGTACGCAGTGTTTGGGATCTTTGGAGGGGAAGGAGTGGTTTATGGGGGTGGCTCCACCGGCTGATTTTCTTTGTCCAAAGTTAGAGGATATTGTGGTGTTTAAAATTCCGGGTAATTGTTTTATTAAGTTGGAGGTGGGTACTTGGCACGCGGGCCCCTATTTTGATGCTGATTTTGTGGATTTTTATAATTTGGAGTTGAGTGATACAAATGTGAGCGATCACGATACTTGTAGTTTGGTAAAAACCTATGGGGTTGAGTTTGAAATTGCGGATTATTAA